A portion of the Scleropages formosus chromosome 15, fSclFor1.1, whole genome shotgun sequence genome contains these proteins:
- the gphb5 gene encoding glycoprotein hormone beta-5: MNVLGRRSARRWKWGLLCCAALLTILGPRVTGQAPTINLDRFIGCAVREFTFLAKKPGCGGLHITTDACWGRCETWEKPVLDPPFIESYQRVCTYNETRLVTVKLPNCSPKVSPFYTYPVALRCDCGMCVTSTTECITSV, translated from the exons ATGAACGTGCTGGGCAGAAGATCAGCCAG GAGGTGGAAATGGGGTCTCCTGTGCTGTGCAGCGCTCCTGACCATCTTGGGCCCCAGGGTCACCGGTCAGGCCCCAACCATCAACTTGGACCGCTTCATTGGCTGTGCTGTGAGAGAATTTACCTTCCTGGCCAAGAAGCCTGGCTGTGGAGGCCTGCATATCACCACCGATGCTTGCTGGGGGCGCTGCGAGACCTGGGAG AAGCCAGTTTTAGACCCGCCCTTCATAGAGTCCTACCAGAGGGTGTGCACATACAACGAGACCCGCCTGGTGACCGTCAAGCTTCCAAACTGCTCGCCTAAGGTCAGCCCCTTCTACACCTATCCAGTGGCCCTGCGCTGCGACTGCGGGATGTGCGTCACCAGCACTACCGAGTGCATCACCTCCGTCTGA